The following proteins are co-located in the Paludibaculum fermentans genome:
- a CDS encoding ABC transporter permease, which produces MALLQDFHLAARMLARNRVWALVAILALSLGVGANVAIFSVVGLMISVPLPYPHVSELAGVPQTNAARGFRQASVSLQDIADWRAAAGIASLAAYTSRPVAYSGEGEPQHLPAMQVTPDFFPTLGVAPAMGRAFTPSEGPTTEARVAVISYALWQGLFRGASDVLGRDLRLNGRNYTVIGVMPATFHFLYRQSDLWLPLALEPAQRTRGARGLNAIARLHPGVSPAQADAQVRAISERIAKEDPQNGEQWRGSVRPLSDRVIPKAARASAGAMFGAVGFVLLIACANVASLQLARGTQRHRELALRAALGASRGTLVRLQLVESLLVSLLAGAVGVLTSYCTVPLLKRIAPPEMQIFELAHVDLSALAFGLTLSVGCAVVFGFLPALLLTRGNLAGSLQDAGRGSSSGRHIVLNSLVVAEMALALVLVTASTMMIRSLIRQQSLTPGFDTRNLTVAYILLPQTRYATGPQVVDFYDRALQNLRRDAQVESAALVQTLPLTGDNSYLSVKVEGTREQDRDQAAGSMIVSPGYFRTLKIPLLSGRDFSPQDDSSARRVVIVNETFARRYWPGDPNPLGRRLRIAHDNEPWLTVIGLARDVRHEGIDDPPRPEIYRPHAQAAERIMTLVARSRQAGQSAAGSMRAAVWQLDREQPLFRLQTMEQLLLTRTSGQRATTKVLFGLAIIALILAAVGTYGVMAYTAARRIREIGIRLALGATHRSVFRMVLQGGARQAGIGLLVGLPAAYAVTPLLRAASDGLEPQDPRVYLAVALLLFAVALTASLAPARRAMRVDPATVLRSE; this is translated from the coding sequence ATGGCGCTCCTGCAGGACTTCCATCTCGCCGCCAGGATGCTGGCGCGCAATCGCGTTTGGGCTCTCGTGGCGATCCTCGCCCTCTCGCTCGGCGTGGGCGCCAACGTCGCCATCTTCTCCGTCGTCGGCCTGATGATCTCCGTGCCGCTGCCCTATCCCCATGTGTCCGAACTCGCCGGAGTCCCCCAGACCAACGCCGCCCGCGGTTTCCGCCAGGCCTCCGTCAGCCTGCAGGACATCGCCGACTGGCGCGCCGCCGCCGGCATCGCCTCCCTGGCCGCCTACACCTCGCGGCCCGTCGCCTACAGCGGCGAGGGCGAACCCCAGCACCTGCCCGCCATGCAGGTGACTCCTGACTTCTTCCCGACCCTCGGCGTCGCGCCCGCCATGGGCCGCGCCTTCACTCCCTCCGAGGGGCCGACGACCGAAGCCCGCGTCGCTGTCATCTCCTATGCCCTCTGGCAAGGCCTCTTCCGGGGCGCGTCGGATGTCCTCGGCCGCGACCTCCGCCTCAACGGCCGCAACTACACCGTCATCGGCGTCATGCCAGCCACCTTCCACTTCCTCTACCGCCAGTCCGACCTCTGGCTGCCCCTTGCCCTCGAGCCAGCCCAGCGCACCCGCGGCGCGCGCGGCCTGAACGCCATCGCCCGCCTCCATCCCGGAGTCTCCCCCGCCCAGGCCGACGCCCAGGTCCGCGCCATCTCCGAACGCATCGCCAAAGAGGACCCGCAGAACGGCGAGCAGTGGCGCGGCTCCGTCCGCCCTCTCTCTGATCGTGTCATCCCCAAGGCCGCCCGTGCATCCGCCGGAGCTATGTTCGGCGCCGTTGGTTTCGTCCTCCTCATCGCCTGCGCCAATGTCGCCAGCCTTCAACTCGCCCGAGGCACCCAGCGCCACCGCGAACTCGCCCTGCGCGCCGCCCTCGGTGCCAGCCGCGGCACACTGGTGCGTCTCCAACTCGTCGAGAGCCTCCTCGTCTCCCTCCTGGCCGGAGCCGTCGGCGTCCTCACCTCCTACTGCACCGTCCCCCTCCTCAAGCGCATCGCCCCGCCCGAAATGCAGATCTTCGAACTCGCCCATGTCGACCTCTCCGCCCTCGCCTTCGGCCTCACTCTCTCCGTCGGCTGCGCCGTCGTCTTCGGCTTCCTGCCCGCCCTGCTCCTCACGCGCGGTAATCTGGCGGGCTCGCTCCAGGACGCGGGCCGCGGCTCCTCCTCCGGCCGCCACATCGTCCTCAATAGCCTCGTCGTCGCCGAAATGGCACTGGCCCTGGTCCTCGTCACCGCCAGCACCATGATGATCCGCAGTCTCATTCGCCAACAGTCGCTCACGCCCGGCTTCGACACGCGAAACCTCACCGTCGCCTACATCCTGCTCCCTCAGACCCGCTATGCCACCGGCCCGCAGGTCGTCGACTTCTACGACCGCGCCCTCCAGAACCTCCGCCGCGACGCCCAGGTGGAGTCCGCCGCCCTCGTCCAGACCCTGCCCCTCACCGGTGACAACAGCTATCTCTCCGTGAAGGTGGAAGGTACCCGCGAGCAAGATCGCGACCAGGCCGCCGGCAGCATGATCGTGAGCCCCGGCTACTTTCGCACCTTGAAGATCCCCCTCCTCTCCGGCCGCGACTTCTCCCCCCAGGACGATTCATCCGCCAGGCGGGTCGTCATCGTGAACGAGACCTTTGCCCGGCGCTACTGGCCCGGCGATCCCAACCCGTTGGGCCGCCGCCTCCGCATCGCTCACGACAACGAGCCCTGGCTCACCGTCATCGGCTTGGCCCGCGACGTCCGCCACGAAGGAATCGACGATCCGCCGCGCCCCGAAATCTACCGCCCCCACGCCCAGGCCGCCGAGCGCATCATGACCCTCGTCGCCCGCAGCCGCCAGGCCGGTCAGTCCGCGGCCGGCTCCATGCGCGCCGCCGTCTGGCAGCTCGACCGCGAGCAGCCGCTCTTCCGCCTCCAGACCATGGAGCAACTCTTACTCACCCGCACCTCCGGCCAGCGCGCCACCACCAAGGTCCTATTCGGACTCGCGATCATCGCCCTCATCCTCGCCGCGGTCGGAACCTACGGCGTCATGGCCTACACGGCCGCCCGCCGCATCCGGGAAATAGGCATCCGCCTCGCCCTGGGAGCGACCCACCGCTCCGTCTTCCGCATGGTCCTCCAGGGCGGAGCCCGCCAGGCGGGCATCGGCCTGCTAGTGGGCCTGCCCGCCGCCTACGCAGTCACGCCGCTACTAAGAGCCGCCAGCGACGGCCTGGAGCCGCAGGACCCGCGAGTCTACCTGGCCGTCGCGCTGCTCCTCTTCGCGGTAGCCCTAACCGCCAGCCTGGCCCCCGCAAGGCGCGCCATGCGAGTCGACCCGGCCACAGTACTCCGAAGCGAATAA